The Oryza glaberrima chromosome 5, OglaRS2, whole genome shotgun sequence DNA segment AGTAAAAGACTGCaaaaaggagggaggagggagagagaccTTAGCTGGGTGTGCGCTGGTACTTCACTTCTTGGCAAGCACCCAAAGCAAGCAAAGCCATGGATGGTGTAGAAATGGGTTTATTTTTGGCTCCCCCAAGATGACCCATCCATAAACCACTTTGATGATACCTTGTCACTTCTTGCTTGCAAGCTGCACAAGCCGCTAACATTTCTCTCTCGCCCTCCAAAAGAACCACTTATTATTATTCCTTCCAAACCACTCTGCCAAACCACCAAACCGAAGACATGGATTTCCTCTACTGCACgtcgtctccgtctccgtctccgccgcTTTCCGTCCACACCAAAAAACCAATATATCACCAATCAAACGAACAAACCTAACGCTGATGATACTACTGCCTCCTACTACCCTCTTTGGCTAATACTACCACCTAACAGACGAAGTACTGTTACTAACTTTAATTAATATGATTAAACTTGACGCAAAGCCAGAAGAAGGGGGCCGCCGGAATCTTGGTGCATCATCCTTCGTCTGCTCCGGCCGACACAAAAAAGTTCACGAACTGTGGCAGAGcgcaggcgccggcgccggcgacggcacggcTGGAGACGCGCGCCGCTTCTGGCTGGCCAGCATGGCGTTGCTCCGGTTAATCAAAGCGtctgcataaaaaaaaacaactcgaCATAAGCTTTTGCTTGCCATTTCCGTCGAGAAAAGAGGATTTCGCGGCATGTGATGTGGTGGTTACCGTGATCGAGAACGAAACCGCCGGGGTAGCGAGGCTGGGCGCCGAGGTCGTCGAGGTTGAGATTGAGCGCTTGCACGACACGGGCGGGGACAAGAACAGTCGAGCAGCCTGCAGGGTCGCGGAAAACACCAAAGGGGAAGAATATTGAGCCAAAAGAACAGGGGAATACGCCGGCAAAAGGAAACGGCCAAAAATGGCGGACACTGCACCTGTCTTTCTCTTGGGCTCCGCCGGTGCGCCGGCCGGGCGAGGGAGGAAGACGCCGGTGCCGTTGCGCTCGCGCTTGGCGCCGGGCGGGGTGAGGAACACGGcgcgcatgccgccgccgccgccacccccgacTCCGGGTGCCGGCGcgtgctgctgcttctgcaagGGAGGCCACGCCGCAGGGTTCATGTCGACAGGCGACGCGGCGACTCCGCACCCGGCGGTCTTCGCCGCTGCCGTCTGCCTCgcgccccacgcggcggccgcggcgagatGCCGATCCCTCTGCAACttcagcagctgctgctgcttgaggAGATGAAACTGAAACAGGAGAAAAATGTCAGGGGGAGAAAAAACCGCGGAAAACGACGGTGCAACTGAAGAATCTCAGCATGAACCAAGTACCTGTGCGGCTTGAATCTGGCGCTGTGTAAGCAACTGGGCGAGCGGATGGTAGTAGCCGGCGGGAGCGACCTTTGTTGCCGGTGGAGcaacgggaggcggcggcgaggccttgCGCGCCGGAGCGGCAAAGCCACCGTGGGCGGGGAAGCCGTAGGGATTGTTCGGCACCGGGATGCTGTTGGTGACCCGCATGCGCGCCACCTGACCTGCCGCCTCATAGAGCATGTCCCACGGGTCCGCCGGCTTCTGCtccaacggcgacgacggcggcgagctcaccTGAGACGCCCCGCCGTTC contains these protein-coding regions:
- the LOC127774467 gene encoding uncharacterized protein LOC127774467, which encodes MATEWSDGGEEFLLPDEFLDDDFFSEEEKAAVAARSDSSDEEDCLAGLSRRLAGLLGDDGERDAPPKAEVTVGSPQSTLCGLPKSGQESPNGGASQVSSPPSSPLEQKPADPWDMLYEAAGQVARMRVTNSIPVPNNPYGFPAHGGFAAPARKASPPPPVAPPATKVAPAGYYHPLAQLLTQRQIQAAQFHLLKQQQLLKLQRDRHLAAAAAWGARQTAAAKTAGCGVAASPVDMNPAAWPPLQKQQHAPAPGVGGGGGGGMRAVFLTPPGAKRERNGTGVFLPRPAGAPAEPKRKTGCSTVLVPARVVQALNLNLDDLGAQPRYPGGFVLDHDALINRSNAMLASQKRRASPAVPSPAPAPALCHSS